The following are from one region of the Rhipicephalus microplus isolate Deutch F79 chromosome 1, USDA_Rmic, whole genome shotgun sequence genome:
- the LOC119178151 gene encoding uncharacterized protein LOC119178151 yields MTQKATKCCHRHWHINPHHDLEHLNKNRKGTCSLTVQVYVTAGTVIIQHMWPGTMHGSFIWKDCDLLGSFEGIKLPKSWLQSDVQCVSKPWSSCLRLWLAYFSSSAMQPAHMQAKSWSAPLVFCAERSISIWQCTGINNNGEC; encoded by the exons ATGACACAGaaggctactaaatgctgccatcg acactggcacatcaatcctcatcatgacttggagcacctaaacaaaaatagaaagggcacgtgctccctaactgtgcaagtctatgtcactgctgggactgttatcattcagcatATGTGGCCTGGAACCATGCATGGCAGtttcatctggaaggactgcgatctgcttgggagcttcgagggcataAAACTGCCTAAGAGCTGGCTGCAAA gtgacgttcagtgtgtttcaaagccttGGTCCTCATGTCTCCGTCTAtggctagcctacttcagcagcagtgcgatgcagccagcacacatgcaagccaagtcatggagcgctcctttggtgttctgtgcagaacgcagcatatccatctggcaatgcactggtatcaacaataatggcgAGTGTtag